One genomic segment of Blattabacterium sp. (Blaberus giganteus) includes these proteins:
- a CDS encoding alpha/beta hydrolase: MLLKNQLSIKHIIKKSVNGNKNTLFLMIHGYGSNEKDLFFLKKDLPEDFFIISIQGLYSIGVDKYSWYDINFNNEKKFINIIQAKKTVEKISFFIHEAIKEYQLKKNPVWICGFSQGAILSYAIALKNSDKIKKVIALSGYLENSLFSTDNNSFNDLEFFVSHGKHDTIIPINWVKKGLKFLKQKKILSLFYKEYESGHTLNNLNYQDLINWIKEKHIYSNIN; this comes from the coding sequence ATGCTACTAAAAAATCAACTTTCTATTAAACATATTATAAAAAAATCTGTAAATGGAAATAAAAATACTCTTTTTTTAATGATTCATGGATATGGGAGTAATGAAAAAGATCTTTTTTTCTTAAAAAAAGATCTTCCAGAAGATTTTTTTATAATTAGCATTCAAGGTTTATACTCTATTGGAGTCGATAAGTATTCTTGGTATGATATAAATTTTAATAATGAAAAAAAATTTATTAATATAATACAGGCTAAAAAAACTGTTGAAAAAATATCATTTTTTATACATGAAGCTATAAAAGAATACCAATTAAAAAAAAATCCAGTATGGATATGTGGATTTAGCCAAGGAGCTATTTTAAGCTATGCTATTGCATTAAAAAATTCTGATAAAATAAAAAAAGTAATTGCTTTAAGTGGATATTTAGAAAATAGTTTGTTTTCAACAGATAACAATTCTTTTAACGATTTAGAATTTTTTGTATCTCATGGAAAACATGATACCATAATTCCTATTAATTGGGTAAAAAAAGGATTGAAATTTTTAAAACAGAAAAAAATACTTTCTTTATTTTATAAGGAATATGAATCTGGACATACTTTAAATAATCTAAATTATCAAGATCTTATTAATTGGATTAAAGAAAAACATATTTATTCTAATATTAATTAA
- a CDS encoding AAA family ATPase — MNKIFYGLSEKYKPLKWNEVIGQSDIIFILKKTIQENCLSQILFFFGPEGVGKNTCARILSNELNSSSELEDFSLNTFEIHEFFNNSSEYIYKIVNQSRFYPKIGKYNVLIINNIHTFSQYIFNYFLKLIEEKHPHILFIFCSSEEKKIPKLILSRSQVYEFKSISTKEIFLHLKMIAKKENIEVENEALFILSKHVKGSISKAIHLFDRLILYKEKRISKEFIIKKLGIINIKYYFEIVDYLIDKKIHKILILLDQILQEKIDFYDLIIGLTKHFRNLFLSKNYETISILKFKKEIIFSYIAQSKKVSYFSLINAFSICNRFSNEYKKLNKNNRLTIEIYLIQLAYLFYKNSSSLEEKKKKNEEFYDYNNHEKIKFLQKNWIKFVQKLSNKINPIYLYFLENEIQFEIEKNKIYFIIPYKLENYGFSLIQTRFIKYLKEKFKNLHIEFEVVKKNSNIIEQYNLLYKKNKLIETLIERLNLKISSSNIQEDKNSYN; from the coding sequence ATGAATAAAATTTTTTATGGATTATCTGAAAAATATAAACCCTTAAAATGGAATGAAGTAATAGGACAAAGTGATATAATTTTTATTTTAAAAAAAACAATACAAGAAAATTGTTTATCTCAAATTTTATTTTTTTTTGGTCCTGAAGGAGTTGGAAAAAATACATGTGCACGAATTTTATCAAATGAATTAAATTCTAGTTCAGAATTAGAAGATTTTTCTTTGAATACATTTGAGATTCATGAATTTTTTAATAATTCATCAGAATATATTTATAAAATTGTAAATCAATCTCGTTTTTATCCTAAAATAGGAAAATATAATGTTCTTATTATTAATAATATACACACTTTTTCTCAATATATATTCAACTATTTTCTTAAACTTATAGAAGAGAAACATCCGCATATATTATTTATTTTTTGTAGTTCGGAGGAAAAAAAAATTCCGAAATTGATTTTATCACGTAGTCAAGTTTATGAATTCAAAAGTATTTCTACAAAAGAAATTTTTTTACATTTAAAAATGATTGCTAAAAAAGAAAATATAGAAGTAGAAAATGAAGCGTTATTTATTTTATCAAAACATGTAAAAGGATCTATTAGTAAAGCTATTCATTTATTTGACAGATTAATTTTGTATAAAGAAAAAAGAATATCCAAAGAATTTATAATTAAAAAATTAGGAATCATTAACATTAAATACTATTTTGAAATAGTAGATTATTTAATAGACAAAAAAATACACAAAATATTGATTTTGCTAGATCAAATTTTACAAGAAAAAATTGATTTTTATGATTTAATTATAGGATTAACCAAGCATTTTAGAAATTTATTTTTATCTAAAAATTATGAAACAATTTCTATTTTGAAATTTAAAAAAGAAATAATATTTTCTTACATTGCACAATCAAAAAAAGTGTCATATTTTTCTTTAATAAATGCTTTTAGCATTTGTAACCGTTTTTCAAACGAATATAAAAAATTAAATAAAAATAATAGATTAACAATTGAAATTTATCTGATACAATTGGCGTATTTGTTCTATAAAAATTCTTCTTCTCTTGAAGAAAAAAAAAAAAAAAATGAAGAATTTTATGATTATAATAATCATGAAAAAATTAAATTTTTACAAAAAAATTGGATAAAATTTGTACAAAAACTTTCCAATAAAATAAATCCTATTTATTTATATTTTTTGGAAAATGAAATACAATTTGAAATAGAAAAAAACAAAATATATTTTATCATTCCCTATAAATTAGAAAATTATGGGTTTTCGCTAATTCAAACACGTTTTATAAAATATTTAAAAGAAAAATTCAAAAATTTACATATAGAATTTGAAGTTGTGAAAAAAAATTCAAATATAATAGAACAATATAATCTTTTGTATAAAAAGAACAAGTTAATCGAAACATTAATAGAACGATTAAATCTAAAAATTTCTTCTTCTAACATACAAGAAGATAAAAATTCTTATAATTAA
- a CDS encoding iron-sulfur cluster assembly protein, with protein sequence MNQYSDLEERIISVLKSIYDPEISVDIYELGLIYDVKVFEKKKVKIIMTLTTPNCPVAESLPLEVKDKVLSIQNIKEVDVVLTFDPPWSREFMSEEARLELGLL encoded by the coding sequence ATGAATCAATATTCTGATTTAGAAGAACGTATTATTTCTGTGTTAAAAAGTATATATGATCCAGAAATTTCAGTAGATATTTATGAGTTAGGTTTGATCTATGATGTAAAAGTTTTTGAAAAAAAAAAAGTTAAAATAATAATGACTTTAACTACACCTAATTGTCCCGTGGCAGAAAGTTTACCTTTGGAAGTAAAAGATAAAGTACTATCTATACAGAATATAAAGGAAGTAGATGTCGTTTTAACATTTGATCCGCCTTGGAGTAGAGAATTTATGAGCGAAGAAGCTCGTTTAGAACTAGGATTATTATAA
- the sucC gene encoding ADP-forming succinate--CoA ligase subunit beta, whose product MNLYEYQGREILKSFSIQVPDGMLAYSPEDAVRVAKILFKKTKKKSLVIKAQIHAGGRGKAGGIQIAKNLDEVYEKSKNILGKFLITPQTSKKGKLVKKILLSEDVYFSELSPPTEYYLSILLNRDIEKNMILYSREGGVNIEDISKKNPNQVYTEVIDPILGLQFFQTRKIGFNLGIYSNDFLKNFSFFLFSLYKSYINYDALLLEINPLIKTFDEKIVPVDVKIILDDNALFRHKKYNLIRDKDNDINTIEKEAIEAKLNFLKLKGNVGCMVNGAGLAMATMDMIKSCGGVPANFLDIGGSADQKRVETAFDLILKDKSVKTIFINIFGGIVRCDTVAEGIINSYSKINQNIEIPVVVRLQGTNEKIAKKLIKKSLLPIYSTDSLKEASYKIQEILHIK is encoded by the coding sequence ATGAATTTATATGAATACCAAGGTAGAGAAATATTGAAATCTTTCTCAATTCAAGTTCCTGACGGAATGTTGGCTTATTCTCCTGAAGATGCTGTAAGAGTGGCTAAAATTCTTTTTAAAAAAACTAAAAAAAAATCTTTGGTTATTAAAGCTCAAATTCATGCTGGAGGAAGAGGGAAAGCAGGTGGTATTCAAATCGCAAAAAATTTGGATGAAGTTTATGAAAAATCTAAAAACATTTTAGGAAAATTTTTAATCACCCCTCAAACTTCTAAAAAAGGAAAATTAGTTAAAAAAATTTTATTGTCTGAAGATGTTTATTTTTCCGAATTAAGTCCTCCCACAGAGTATTATTTATCCATATTATTGAATCGTGATATAGAAAAAAATATGATTCTTTATTCTCGAGAAGGAGGGGTTAATATAGAAGATATTTCAAAAAAAAATCCAAATCAAGTATATACAGAAGTAATAGATCCTATATTAGGACTTCAATTCTTTCAAACAAGAAAAATTGGTTTCAATTTAGGAATATATAGCAATGATTTTTTAAAGAATTTTAGCTTTTTTTTATTCTCACTTTATAAGTCCTATATAAATTACGATGCTTTGTTATTAGAAATCAATCCTTTGATAAAAACATTTGATGAAAAAATCGTACCAGTTGATGTAAAAATTATTTTGGATGATAATGCTTTGTTTCGTCATAAGAAATACAATTTAATACGTGACAAAGATAATGATATTAATACGATTGAAAAAGAAGCTATTGAAGCTAAATTAAATTTTTTAAAATTAAAAGGAAATGTAGGATGTATGGTGAATGGAGCTGGTTTAGCTATGGCTACCATGGATATGATTAAATCTTGTGGAGGAGTTCCTGCTAATTTTTTAGATATAGGAGGATCTGCTGATCAAAAACGTGTAGAAACTGCTTTTGATCTTATTTTAAAAGATAAATCTGTGAAAACAATATTCATCAATATATTTGGAGGAATTGTACGTTGTGATACGGTTGCAGAAGGAATTATAAATTCTTATTCTAAAATAAATCAGAACATTGAAATTCCTGTAGTTGTTCGTTTACAAGGAACAAACGAAAAAATAGCAAAAAAATTGATCAAAAAAAGTTTATTACCTATTTATTCTACTGATTCTTTAAAAGAAGCTTCCTATAAAATTCAAGAAATTTTACATATAAAATAA
- the nth gene encoding endonuclease III, whose amino-acid sequence MNLISKKIKIIEKILDFLYPNPTSTLYYVNEYTLLISIILTAKSKEERVNKITKSLFNKINTPMDTIRFSIEEIKNIIKNIGLYNIKSKNIYNLSVILINKYNGIIPKNILKLKSLPGVGHKTASVFLSHVSNEFVFPVDTHIHRMMFRWKLSNGKNVVQTEKDAKRVFKKKNWKKLHFQIISYAKEYSPSYRWDSKKDVIYQELLNNNLLFLN is encoded by the coding sequence ATGAATTTAATTTCGAAAAAAATTAAAATTATTGAAAAAATATTGGATTTTTTATATCCTAATCCAACTAGTACTTTATATTATGTAAACGAATATACTTTACTCATATCTATAATATTAACAGCTAAGAGTAAAGAAGAAAGAGTCAATAAAATAACAAAATCTTTATTTAATAAGATAAATACTCCAATGGATACAATTCGTTTTTCTATTGAAGAAATCAAAAATATTATAAAAAATATTGGACTTTATAATATAAAATCTAAAAATATTTATAATTTATCTGTTATATTAATCAATAAATATAATGGAATTATTCCTAAAAATATTTTGAAATTAAAATCTTTACCTGGAGTAGGACATAAAACAGCATCTGTTTTTTTATCTCATGTATCTAATGAATTTGTATTTCCTGTGGATACTCACATTCATAGAATGATGTTTCGTTGGAAACTAAGTAATGGAAAAAATGTGGTACAAACAGAAAAAGATGCAAAACGTGTTTTTAAAAAAAAAAACTGGAAAAAATTACATTTTCAAATTATTTCTTATGCTAAAGAATACTCTCCATCTTATAGATGGGATTCAAAAAAAGATGTGATTTATCAAGAATTGTTAAATAATAATTTATTATTTTTAAATTAA
- a CDS encoding ATP-dependent Clp protease ATP-binding subunit, which yields MIYHYSYSKKKTFFSFAYSDEDIENDSSTSSYGSGGSGTGYYGGTSIRSKTPVLDNFGRDLNSIAMEGKLDPVVGRDKEVERVSQILSRRKKNNPLLIGEPGVGKSAIAEGLALRIVQKKVSRVLYNKRVVVLDLASLVAGTKYRGQFEERMKAIINESERTTGLILFIDEIHTMIGAGGTTGSLDASNIFKPALARGYIQCIGATTLNEYRLYIEKDGALERRFQKIIVQPSSEEESIEILKKIKGKYESHHNVLYTEEAIKACVHLTVRHIVDRFLPDKAIDALDESGSRVHIKNIKVPQEIVLLEKELESIRKDKSKVVKSQKYEEAARLRDTEKRIEQQLIKAQKEWEESSKKNKEIVSEENVEEVVSMMSGVPVNKIAQAEMKKLSKMIDRLKEKIIGQNKAVEKIVKSVQRNRTGLKDPNSPIGSFIFLGQTGVGKTYLAKIFAKELFDSEESLIRIDMSEYMEKFSVSRLIGAPPGYVGYEEGGQLTEIIRRRPYSVILLDEIEKAHHEIFNLLLQILDYGCVTDSIGRKINFKNTVIICTSNTGTQQLKEFGQGIGFHTKARKSNNYINNILELALKRTFSPEFLNRIDDIIIFNSLTKEDISKITCIELKKIIIHISNLGYELVLFPEVIDFIQKMGFDQKYGARPLKRVIEKFIKNPISEYIISEKLKKGDKISLKMNSNSDNVEVFINK from the coding sequence ATGATTTATCATTATTCGTACAGTAAAAAAAAAACTTTCTTCTCATTTGCTTATTCAGATGAAGATATTGAAAATGATAGTTCTACCTCTTCTTATGGATCTGGAGGAAGTGGAACAGGTTATTATGGAGGAACTTCAATAAGAAGTAAAACTCCTGTTTTGGATAACTTTGGTAGAGATCTGAATTCCATAGCTATGGAAGGAAAACTAGATCCAGTGGTAGGTAGAGATAAAGAAGTTGAACGTGTATCTCAAATATTAAGTAGAAGAAAAAAAAATAATCCTCTTCTTATAGGAGAACCTGGAGTAGGAAAATCTGCTATTGCTGAAGGATTAGCATTGCGTATTGTACAAAAAAAAGTATCTAGAGTATTGTATAATAAGAGAGTAGTAGTATTGGATTTAGCAAGTTTAGTAGCTGGAACTAAATATAGAGGACAATTTGAAGAAAGAATGAAAGCAATTATAAATGAATCAGAAAGAACTACAGGTTTAATCCTCTTTATAGATGAAATTCATACTATGATTGGAGCAGGAGGAACTACAGGTTCATTAGATGCATCTAACATATTTAAACCTGCACTAGCAAGAGGATACATTCAATGTATTGGTGCTACCACATTAAATGAATATAGATTATATATAGAAAAAGATGGAGCTTTAGAAAGAAGATTTCAAAAAATTATAGTGCAACCTTCTTCTGAAGAAGAGTCTATAGAAATTTTAAAAAAAATAAAAGGTAAATATGAAAGCCATCATAATGTTCTTTATACAGAAGAAGCAATAAAAGCTTGTGTCCATCTTACTGTTAGACATATTGTAGATCGTTTTTTACCAGATAAAGCAATTGATGCTTTAGATGAATCTGGATCGCGTGTTCACATAAAAAATATAAAAGTTCCACAAGAAATTGTTCTTTTAGAAAAAGAATTAGAAAGTATTCGAAAAGATAAATCTAAAGTTGTTAAAAGTCAAAAATATGAAGAAGCGGCACGTTTGCGTGACACAGAAAAACGTATAGAACAACAATTAATCAAAGCTCAAAAAGAGTGGGAAGAGTCTTCTAAAAAGAATAAAGAAATTGTATCTGAAGAAAATGTTGAAGAAGTAGTTTCTATGATGAGTGGGGTTCCAGTAAATAAAATAGCTCAAGCTGAAATGAAAAAATTGAGCAAAATGATAGACAGATTGAAAGAAAAAATAATAGGACAGAATAAAGCTGTAGAAAAAATAGTAAAATCAGTTCAAAGAAATAGAACTGGATTGAAAGATCCTAATTCTCCTATAGGTTCTTTTATTTTTTTAGGACAGACAGGAGTAGGAAAAACTTATTTAGCAAAAATTTTTGCAAAAGAACTATTTGACTCAGAAGAATCATTAATTCGTATAGATATGAGTGAATATATGGAGAAATTTTCTGTATCTAGATTAATAGGAGCACCTCCAGGTTATGTAGGTTACGAAGAAGGAGGACAATTAACAGAGATTATCCGTCGTAGACCTTATTCCGTAATATTATTAGATGAGATAGAAAAAGCACATCATGAAATATTCAATCTTTTGTTACAAATATTAGATTATGGATGTGTAACAGATAGTATTGGAAGAAAAATAAATTTCAAAAATACCGTAATTATTTGTACTTCGAATACAGGAACCCAACAATTAAAAGAGTTTGGTCAAGGAATAGGGTTTCATACTAAAGCGAGAAAATCTAATAATTATATTAATAATATACTAGAACTAGCTTTGAAACGAACTTTTTCTCCTGAATTCTTAAATAGAATAGATGATATTATCATTTTTAATTCTTTAACAAAAGAAGATATATCAAAAATAACTTGTATAGAACTAAAAAAAATAATTATTCACATATCAAATTTAGGATATGAATTGGTATTATTCCCTGAAGTAATAGATTTTATTCAAAAAATGGGATTTGATCAAAAATATGGAGCACGTCCTTTAAAAAGAGTGATAGAAAAATTTATCAAAAATCCTATATCGGAATATATAATTAGTGAAAAATTGAAAAAAGGAGATAAAATTTCATTAAAAATGAATTCAAATAGTGACAATGTAGAAGTATTTATAAACAAATGA
- a CDS encoding ABC transporter ATP-binding protein — MIQAKNIYKSFGKDEILKGVNIMIKEGSMVCILGESGAGKSTLLHILGTLEKPTIKKKIKTIIKIDKKEILSITDKELSILRNQKIGFIFQNTQFLSEFTVLENICLPGFINKKKSKEHVKKKALNLLKELNLYKYKNSRIEELSEGQKQRLSVTRALINNPKIIFADEPSGNLDEKNAENLHNFFSLLNYKFKQTFLIVTHNLQLADMADEKLKIENGIVYKIDQ, encoded by the coding sequence ATGATTCAAGCTAAAAATATTTACAAATCTTTTGGAAAAGATGAAATTTTAAAAGGAGTAAATATCATGATCAAAGAAGGAAGTATGGTGTGTATTTTAGGTGAGTCTGGAGCAGGAAAAAGTACTTTATTACATATTTTAGGAACTTTAGAAAAACCAACTATTAAGAAAAAAATAAAAACTATTATCAAAATTGATAAAAAAGAAATATTATCTATTACAGATAAAGAGCTTTCTATTTTAAGAAATCAAAAAATAGGTTTTATATTCCAAAATACTCAATTTCTTTCTGAATTCACGGTATTGGAAAATATTTGTTTACCAGGTTTTATCAACAAAAAAAAAAGTAAAGAACATGTAAAAAAAAAAGCTTTAAATTTATTAAAAGAATTGAATCTATATAAGTACAAAAATTCTAGAATAGAAGAATTATCTGAAGGACAAAAACAGAGATTATCTGTGACAAGAGCTTTGATTAATAATCCAAAAATTATTTTTGCGGATGAGCCTTCTGGTAATTTAGATGAAAAAAATGCAGAAAATTTACATAATTTTTTTTCTTTACTTAATTATAAGTTTAAACAAACTTTTTTAATTGTCACTCATAATCTACAATTAGCAGATATGGCTGATGAAAAATTAAAAATAGAAAATGGAATTGTTTACAAGATTGATCAATAA
- a CDS encoding pitrilysin family protein: MFAHTFNRNHPPESLKRKTTINVEPPKFFQMKNGLKVLVVENHKLPLVRVGLELDYNPFLEKEIAGIKKVFGQMIRSGTKNHTKEELDDIIDYIGCSLYTSFSEISIFTMKKHLDKSVSIMSDILMNSKFDNSKELNKIIKQRIIDIDLSEKDPNAILQRVRNVLYFGKNHPYGEYETRDTIKNITLHDLKKLYEKYYIPNISYLSFIGDISKKEAEKLCNLYFSKWERKSYIDNPIVNEYMIPSKIEINVVDLPFLTQSTICFGGPICLKKSDPEYFSSMLANGILGGGPQSRLFLNLREDKAYTYGAYSILKSDKNIGYFSVYTQVRNEVTEKAIKNIIKEIVKITENKILLEELNIKKKEINGQFILDFEDPNRMSDLFICELKNNLPSGFYKNYLNKIESVTIDDVYQSCKKFFLTKNGRIIIVGKVSDILPNIKKLGYPIRYFNQFGYLIK, from the coding sequence ATGTTTGCTCATACGTTTAACAGAAATCATCCCCCTGAATCTCTAAAAAGAAAAACGACTATAAATGTTGAACCTCCTAAATTTTTTCAGATGAAAAATGGACTAAAAGTTTTAGTCGTAGAAAATCATAAACTTCCTTTAGTTAGAGTTGGTTTAGAGTTAGATTATAACCCTTTTTTAGAGAAAGAAATAGCTGGGATAAAAAAAGTTTTTGGTCAAATGATTCGTTCTGGAACAAAAAATCATACTAAAGAAGAATTGGATGATATTATTGATTATATAGGATGTAGTTTATACACTTCTTTTTCTGAGATATCTATTTTTACTATGAAAAAACATTTGGATAAATCTGTATCTATAATGAGTGATATTTTAATGAATAGTAAATTTGATAATTCTAAAGAATTAAATAAAATAATAAAACAAAGAATCATAGATATCGATCTTTCAGAAAAGGATCCAAATGCTATTTTACAACGAGTACGAAACGTTTTATATTTTGGAAAAAATCATCCTTATGGGGAATACGAAACTCGTGATACGATTAAAAATATTACCCTTCATGATTTAAAAAAATTGTACGAAAAATATTATATTCCCAATATATCCTATCTTTCTTTTATTGGAGACATCTCTAAAAAAGAAGCAGAAAAATTGTGTAATCTTTATTTTTCTAAGTGGGAAAGAAAATCATATATAGATAATCCTATTGTAAATGAGTATATGATTCCATCTAAAATAGAAATAAATGTAGTGGATTTGCCTTTTTTAACTCAATCTACCATTTGTTTTGGAGGTCCTATTTGTTTGAAAAAAAGTGATCCTGAATATTTTTCTTCTATGTTAGCAAATGGAATTTTGGGTGGAGGGCCTCAAAGTCGTTTATTTTTAAATCTTAGAGAAGATAAAGCTTATACATATGGCGCTTATTCCATTTTGAAATCTGACAAAAATATTGGTTATTTTTCAGTTTATACTCAAGTTAGAAATGAAGTAACAGAAAAAGCGATAAAGAATATTATAAAAGAGATTGTTAAAATAACAGAAAATAAAATTCTTTTAGAAGAATTAAACATAAAGAAAAAAGAAATAAATGGTCAATTTATTCTTGATTTTGAAGATCCTAATAGAATGAGTGATCTTTTCATATGTGAATTAAAAAATAATCTTCCAAGTGGATTTTATAAAAATTATTTAAATAAAATAGAATCAGTTACTATAGATGATGTTTATCAATCATGTAAAAAATTTTTTTTGACAAAGAATGGTAGAATTATAATTGTAGGAAAAGTTAGTGATATATTACCTAATATAAAAAAACTAGGTTATCCCATTCGTTACTTTAATCAATTTGGATATTTAATTAAATAA
- a CDS encoding DUF3127 domain-containing protein, translated as MEIIGIIKKLFDVQKFNSGFQKREIVLTTEEPYPQNILVEFIQDKIDLLVNIKPKDKVKIFINLKGREWTNSEGIIKYFNSIQGWKIEHYSRSTKTGDENKTSITSSSLSSDDFDDLPF; from the coding sequence ATGGAAATCATAGGAATAATAAAAAAACTGTTTGATGTTCAAAAATTTAATAGCGGATTTCAAAAAAGAGAAATAGTTCTTACGACTGAAGAGCCATATCCTCAAAATATATTAGTTGAATTTATTCAAGATAAAATAGATTTGTTAGTAAATATAAAACCAAAAGATAAAGTAAAAATTTTCATTAATCTCAAAGGAAGGGAGTGGACAAATTCTGAAGGAATTATAAAATATTTTAATTCCATTCAAGGATGGAAAATAGAACATTATTCTCGTTCTACAAAAACAGGGGATGAAAACAAAACTTCTATTACATCTTCTTCTTTATCTTCTGATGATTTTGATGATTTACCTTTTTAA
- a CDS encoding SPFH domain-containing protein: MSIFSFLFYGMLVLLILSIFSSFIFTVNQETAAILERMGKFHSIRYAGLNFKVPIMDNIIGKLTLKIQQLDVLVDTKTKDNVFVKVKVSVQFKVIKNKVYEAFYKLDNSHAQITSYIFDVVRAEVPKMRLDDVFERKDHIALAVKGELEGSMLDYGYSIIKALVTDLDPDDQVKQAMNRINTAEREKVAAEYKAEADRIKIVAKAKAEAESKKLQGKGTADQRREIARGILDSVEVLNNVGINSQEASALIVVTQHYDTLQSMGESGNTNLILLPNSPGSASEMLNNMITSFNISNQIGETLKNKKKNNSKKK; this comes from the coding sequence ATGAGTATTTTCAGTTTTCTGTTTTATGGAATGTTAGTTCTTTTAATTTTATCTATTTTTTCTAGTTTTATTTTTACAGTAAATCAAGAAACAGCAGCTATTCTTGAAAGAATGGGAAAATTTCATAGTATTCGTTATGCTGGATTGAATTTTAAGGTTCCTATTATGGATAATATAATAGGAAAACTTACATTAAAAATTCAGCAATTAGACGTATTAGTAGACACCAAAACAAAAGATAATGTTTTTGTTAAAGTTAAAGTGTCAGTTCAGTTCAAGGTGATCAAAAATAAAGTATATGAAGCTTTTTATAAATTAGATAATTCTCATGCTCAGATCACTTCTTATATATTTGATGTAGTTAGAGCCGAGGTTCCAAAAATGCGTCTAGATGATGTTTTTGAACGAAAAGATCATATAGCTCTAGCTGTTAAAGGAGAATTGGAAGGATCTATGTTAGATTATGGATATTCTATAATTAAAGCATTAGTTACAGATCTTGATCCAGATGATCAAGTAAAGCAGGCAATGAATCGGATTAATACAGCTGAAAGAGAAAAAGTTGCAGCTGAATATAAAGCAGAAGCAGATAGAATTAAAATTGTAGCTAAAGCAAAGGCAGAAGCAGAAAGTAAGAAATTACAAGGAAAAGGAACAGCAGATCAACGTAGAGAAATAGCTAGAGGAATTTTAGATTCTGTGGAAGTGTTAAATAATGTAGGAATTAATTCACAAGAGGCTTCTGCTTTAATTGTAGTAACACAACATTATGACACTCTTCAATCTATGGGAGAGAGTGGAAATACTAATTTAATTTTATTACCTAATTCACCGGGATCGGCTAGTGAAATGTTAAACAATATGATCACTTCATTTAATATTTCTAATCAAATTGGAGAAACTCTTAAAAATAAAAAAAAAAATAACAGTAAAAAAAAATAA